DNA from Sorangium aterium:
CGCCTGCCGCAGCTGCCAGCGCTGCGCGCCGTCCGGGAAGCTGAGCGCCGCGGCATAGGGGACATACAGGCCGACGCCCACCGTGAGGCGGTTCGGCAGGACCGGGATCGCCAGGAAGGCGTTGCCCGTCGGCGCGATCGGCGTCGTCGACACCTCCTCGGCGCGGCCGCGCTTGCTCGCGTCGACGTTCGCCGGATCGAGCGGGAGCTTGAACTGGAGGGTGTCCGGCGTCTGGTACGTGCCGCGCCGCTCGCGCTGGTAGGTGGCATGGCCGACGATGAGGCCCGCGCCCAGGACGAGCTCCGGCCGCTGGACCCCCGCGAGCTCGGCCGGGTTCCAGTAGACGGCCGCGGCGTCGGACGTCGTGGGGCCCGAGAGGCCGCTCGTCACCCAGGGCGCGTCGATGCCCGAGGCGTGCGCATCCCGCGCCGTCAGGCAGGCGAGGCCTGTCGCGAGCGAGAGCGCGGCGAGTTCACGTCGTGTTCGTTGACGCGCACGGGCGCGGGGCCGCGAGGGCGGCAGAGCTCCTTGCATGAGACGGGTCCTCACGGTGGGGGGGCCGATCACTGGATCCGGGTGAGGGTGAGCGAGAGGCGATGGGGGCTCGGCTTGTCGCCGACCTCGATCTCGTAGCGGTGCCCCTCGTCGTCCGCGAAGTACAGCGTATCTCCTGCCTTGACCTCCACCTTCTCGTGGAGCGCGTCGCCGTCGATCTCCTCGGTCGTCGACACCTTCTTCTCGAGCGCGGGGTCGGAGAAGAAGCCAGGGCTCTCGTAGGCATAGTCGCGCACGCGCACGCCGTCCGCGTCCTTGCGGATGTCGTCGGGCGCGACGAAGTAGAGGTAATCCCGCTGGCCGGCGACGCCGCTCTCGGTGCTCGGCTGATAGAGATAGAAGTCCGCGTCGCCGGCGGCGTTGTCGTTGAGCTCGAGCGCCATGTCCTTGAGGACCGCCGGATCGCTCGCGAGGTTCTTCTTGATGCTCGCGACGAGATCCTCGGTCTTCACGCCGACCGGCACGTCGCGCAGGGTCACCTCGAGGTCGGCCTCCCCCTCGGCGAGGCCGCCGTCGTGGAGCCGCGCCTGGGCGACGTCCAGGAGGATGTCCCAGAAGTAGGACGGCGCCGGAGGCGGGTCTTCCAGGACGACGCTCTGGTCGACGCTGATCTCGGTCCATCCGCTCTCGTCGATGCAGACCTTCACGGCCTCGAAGTCGCTCATCGAGGTGCCCGCGGGCCCGTAGCTCGAGCAGTGATCCTTGATCTTGGCGGCCCTGAGCTCACCCGCGCGGGCGAGGATGTGCTCGAACTCCCAGAGCGGCTGTTCCCACACGGGCGAATTGCCGCGCGGCGCGGGCTCCCGGCTCGTGCCGCCCGGCAGGAGCATCGCGCTCTCGGGGATGGCCAGCGTCAGCTCGCCGATGCTCAGGTTCCTGGCGAGGTTGTCCAGAACGAGCCAGTCGTCCTGGCTGAAGTCGAACAGGGTGTCGATCTGGCCGGGCGTGCTGTTGACGCTCGCGACATCGGCCATCGTGGCGTCGACCCCCTTGTACGGCAGGGCGTTGACGTCGACGCGGACCGTCATCGTGAAGTCGTCGAGGGCCGCCTTCACCCCCGAAGCGGCCTTGATGAAGCCGGGGTGCTTCGCGCCGTCCGGGTCGCCCGGATCGAGCGGCGTCGGGCCGAACTGCGCGGCGAGGCCGGCAAAGTCCGTGACGACGTCGTAGAGCGTGACGGGGATGGAGTGCGGCGCGACGGGGTAGACGCCGTCCGGGTGCTCGTCGTCGACCGGCCCTCTCCGGTGCTGGGTGTTCGGGTGAGTGCTGACGAGGTTCTCCAGGACGGCCTGCGAGGTGATCTGGACGGGGATGAGCCGCTCGTTGCCAGCCGCGCCCGTGAGGTCCGAGAGGATCTTCGACGTCGAGAGCCCGACGGCGTTGCCGACCCCGAGCAGGCCCTCGAGGCTCGTGCCGCTGAGGTCGGCGTTCTCCGGCGTCATGTTCAGGAGCCCGACGAGGTTCCGCGACGCGGGCGAGAGCGCCGCAACCTCCGCGGGGGGCATGTACATGACCTTGAGCAGCGCGTTCTCGATGAGCGTCGAGATGTCGAGATCGAGCAGCCATATCCCTTCGAGGGTGGGCCGCGGGATGGCCTTGAGCTCGTCGAGCGTGAGCGTCTTGGCGAAGCGCCTCGCGTCGAACCGCAGGAACTCGAGCGTGAGCGTGCGGCTCTCGCGCACGCCGAGCGCCGGCGGGGGCGGCGGCTGCTCCACCGTGACGGCCTCGACGCAGCCGGGCAGC
Protein-coding regions in this window:
- a CDS encoding acetyltransferase: MEARDCTRPAAPAVRRLSRLGPLLAAALSFALPGCVEAVTVEQPPPPPALGVRESRTLTLEFLRFDARRFAKTLTLDELKAIPRPTLEGIWLLDLDISTLIENALLKVMYMPPAEVAALSPASRNLVGLLNMTPENADLSGTSLEGLLGVGNAVGLSTSKILSDLTGAAGNERLIPVQITSQAVLENLVSTHPNTQHRRGPVDDEHPDGVYPVAPHSIPVTLYDVVTDFAGLAAQFGPTPLDPGDPDGAKHPGFIKAASGVKAALDDFTMTVRVDVNALPYKGVDATMADVASVNSTPGQIDTLFDFSQDDWLVLDNLARNLSIGELTLAIPESAMLLPGGTSREPAPRGNSPVWEQPLWEFEHILARAGELRAAKIKDHCSSYGPAGTSMSDFEAVKVCIDESGWTEISVDQSVVLEDPPPAPSYFWDILLDVAQARLHDGGLAEGEADLEVTLRDVPVGVKTEDLVASIKKNLASDPAVLKDMALELNDNAAGDADFYLYQPSTESGVAGQRDYLYFVAPDDIRKDADGVRVRDYAYESPGFFSDPALEKKVSTTEEIDGDALHEKVEVKAGDTLYFADDEGHRYEIEVGDKPSPHRLSLTLTRIQ